CGGCATGAAGCGCATGTGGGGCCCCTTCTCGCTCTACGCGAACGAGGAGGTCGGCTTGCTCATCGAGGGACACGAGGCCCCCCCGATGCTCAGCATGGCGCACTCCCGCACCTACCAGGCCGCGCTGTGCGACGCGCTCGGGCTCGCGAAGGAGAAGGACCTCCTCGCCTACCGGTGGGACTCGAGCCTCCCGTTCTCGAAGCGGGCCCTGAAGGCGTGGGAGGACGTGAAGGCCATGCCGGAAGTGCGCCTTCGCAGCGTGGACCCTTCGCGCATGGCCGAGGAGCTCCAGGTCGTCATGGACATCTACAACGACGCCTGGAAGGGCAAGTGGGCCATGGTCCCCACCCTGCCGGACGAGATCGCGAAGATCACCCAGGACATGAAGCTGGTGCTCGATCCCGACATCGCGTTCATCGCCGAGGTCGACGGCAAGCCGGCGGGCATGTGCATCATGATCCCGAACCTGAACGAGGCCATCCACGACCTCGGCGGGTCGCTGTTCCCAACGGGCGTGTTCAAGCTCCTCTGGCGCACCAAAATGCGGCACCCGGCCACCGCCCGGCTCATGCTCCTCGGGATCAACGGGCACGTCCGCGCGAACATCAAGCGTTACGGGGGGCTGTCGACGGCCATGTACGTGGAGGTCGCGAAGCGCGGCACCGCCAAGGGCTACGCGTGGGGCGAGCTCTCGTGGACCCGCGAGGACGACGCGCCGGTGAACCTCGGCATCAAGATGATGGGCGGCGTCGTCTACAAGCGGTACCGCGTCTACACGAAGTCGCTCGTGGCCTGAGGCCGCGCCCCGCGCCCCGCGCCCCGCGCCCGGGGTCGGACCTCGCCGGGCGCTCACCCAGCGGTCGGCGCGTTGAGCGACCGAGGGCACCGGCTCGTCACGCGCCCGACACACGGATGGGGTACGCGTCGCTCCCCGAGCATGACGATCCTTCGCCTGCCCGGGCTCGCCGATCCCCACGTCCACGTGCGCGGGCTTGGCCAACGTCACAAGGAAGACTTCGGGTCGTGCACGCGCGCCGCCCTCGCAGGTGGTTTCACGACCGTCCTCGCGATGCCGAACACGCGCCCGCCCATCGTCGACGCCGCGGGCCTCGCCGCCTACCAGGACCAAGCACGCGCGGAGGCTGCGTGCGACTACGGCTTCCACCTAGGCGCGACCGAGTCCAACGTAGAGGTCGCGGCCGCCCTCGCGCGGGGGTCCACGGGGCTCAAGCTCTACCTCGACCCCACGTTCGGGGACCTCAAGCTCGCGAGCCTCTCTGCCCTCGTCGAGCACGCCGCGCGCTTTCCGAAGGACCGGCCGCTGCTCGCGCACGCGGAGGAGCACAGCCTCGCGTCGGCGCTGCTGGTCGCGCACCTGGCCGACCGCGCCCTGCACGTCTGCCACGTGAGCCGCGCGGTGGAGATCGAGCTCATCGCCCGCGCGAAGTCGCGGGGCGTTCGAGTGAGCTGCGAGGTGTGCCCGCACCACCTCTTCCTCCAGGAGGGCACCCACGGGCTCGCGGCGGGCTTCTGCGAGGTGCGCCCGGTGCTCGCCACGCCGCGGGACGTCGCGGCGCTCTGGGCGAACCTCGACGTCATCGACTGCTTCGCGACCGATCACGCGCCCCACACGCGCGCCGAGAAGGGCGGTGACCGCCCGCCGCCGGGGTTCCCGGGGCTCGAGACCGCGCTCCCGCTGTTCCTCACGGCGGTCCACGAGGGCAAGCTCTCGCTCGAAGACGTGAGGCTCCGCATGGCCGACAACGTGCGCCGCATTTTCGACCTGCCCGAGCAAGACGCGTACGTCGAGGTCGACGTGGACGCTCAGTGGACGTTCGACGCCGCGCGTAGCGAGACGCGCGCGGGCTGGAGCCCGTTCGACGGCGCGCCGCTGCGCGGCCGCGTCGAGCGCGTAGTGCTCCGCGGCGAAGAGGTGGTGTCGGGCGGCCTCGTGCTCGCCCGGCCGGGGCTCGGACGCGACGTACGAGGAGGTGAACCGTGAGCGATCTCCAGAGGTTTGCGGGCAAGGACATCCTGGGCGTTGGCGATTTCGATCGATCCGATCTCGCCGGTCTGTTCGCCGAGACGCGGCGCATGCAGCGCATCGTGCGCGAGCGCGGCGCGACCGATCTGCTCCGAGGGCGGGTGCTCGCGAACCTCTTCTACGAGCCCTCGACGCGCACGTCGTCCTGCTTCCTCGCGGCGATGACCCGCCTCGGCGGCAGCGTGATCCCCATCAGCGAGGTGCGCTACTCGTCCGTCTCGAAGGGCGAGAGCCTCCGGGACACGGTGCGCACGCTGGAGGCCTACGCCGATGTGATCGTGCTCCGACACCCCGAGGTGGGCGCGGCGAAGATCGCCGCCGACGCGGCGAAGAAGCCGGTGATCAACGCGGGAGATGGCCCGGGCGAGCACCCCACGCAGGCGCTCCTGGACCTCTTCACCATCGAAGCGGAGCTCGGGCCGGTCGAGGGCAAGACCGTCACGTTCCTGGGCGATCTCAAGTATGGCCGCACGGTCCACTCGCTCGCGCGGCTGCTCGCGCTCACCGGGGCGCGGGTGCGCTACGTCTCGCCGCCCGCGGTGGCCATGCCGCGCCCGCTCGTCGCGGAGCTCGCCGCGCGCGGGCTCGAGCAAAGCGAGCACGCCGAGCTCGACGAGGTGCTCGCCGACACCGACGTGCTCTACGTGACGCGCGTCCAGAAGGAGCGCTTCTCGAGCGAAGCGGACTACGAGACCGCGCGGCGCGGCTACCGGGTCGACGCCGCCCTGCTCGGTCGCATGAAGGCCCGCGCCGTGGTGATGCACCCGCTCCCACGCGTCGGCGAGCTCGACGAGTCGGTCGACGACGATCCGCGCACCGCCATCTTTCGGCAGGTTGAATACGGGATGTACGTGCGCATGGCGCTGCTCGCGGCCGTGCTCGGGAGGGCGTGACGTGGACACGTTCTTCGAGAAGCTCGAGCGACGGGCTCGCGAGGTGGGCTCGCATCTGTGCGTCGGCCTCGACCCGCGCGTCTCGTCGGCCTCCGAGCTCGTCGCGGAGTGCCTCCGCCTCGCCGAGGCCGCGGCGCCCCACGCGTGCGCCTTCAAGCCGAACGTCGCGTTCTTCGAGGCCCACGGCTCTGCGGGCCTCCTCGCGCTCGAGGATCTCGTGAGGGCGCTGCCGCCGGACGTGCCCTGCCTGCTCGACGCCAAGCGTGGCGACATCGGCGACACGAACGCCGCGTACGCCACCGCGGCCCGGGCGCTTGGGGTCGGCGCGCTCACGGTGAGCCCCTACCTCGGGGTCGGCGCGCTCGCCCCCTTCACCGACGCGGGCCTCGGTGTCTTCGTGCTCGCGCGCACGTCGAATCCCGAAGCGGAGCCGGTGCAAGCCGCGCGGTCATGGACCGGCGAGCCCCTCTACGAGCGCGTGGCGGCCGACGTCGCGGCCCTCGGCGAGGCGCGCGCGGGCCTCGTCGTCGGCGCCACGCGGCCCGACGCGGTGAGGCGCGTGCGCGCCCGCGCTCCTCGCGCATGGTTGTTGCTCCCCGGCGTGGGGGCGCAAGGTGGCGACCTCGAGGCCGCCGTGGGCGCCGCGCGCCGCGACGACGGCTCGGGGTTCCTCGTGAACGTCTCGCGGGGGCTCTCGTCGCTCGGCTCTCCCGACGCGGTCCGCGCCGAGGCCGCCCGGCTCGCCGCCGCCATCGAGCGCGCCGCCGAGCGCCCCCGCGAAAGCGTGCAGAGCGCATTCGATCTGTCGGCTTCGGCGCGCACCGCGGAGCTCGCCGAGACGCTCTTCGCGTGCGGCGCGGTGCGGTTCGGCAGCTTCACGCTGAAGAGCGGCTTGGAGTCGCCGGTGTACGTCGACCTCCGCCGCCTGGTGTCGCACCCGCGCGCGCTTGCCTTCGTGGCGGAGGTGCTGGCCGACCTCTGCCGCGGTCTCACCTTCGATCGCGTGGCGGCGCTGCCGTACGCCGCCTTGCCGCTCGGCACCGCGGTGTCGCTGCGCACGGGGTGGCCCATGATCTACCCGCGCGGTCAGGCGAAGACCTACGGCGCCAAGGCCTCGATCGAGGGGCTCTTCGAGGCCGGAGAACGCGTGGTCGTGCTCGACGACATCGCCACCCGCGGCGACGCGAAGCTCGAGGCGCTCGGCCCGCTCACCGAGGCGAGCCTGCGGGTCTCCGACGTGGTGGTGCTCGTCGACCGCGAGCAGGGCGCCCGCGCGCTCCTCGCCGACCGCGGCATCGCGCTGCACGCCGCGCTCACGCTGCGCGAGCTGGTTCTCTGCCTCGCGGCGTCCGGCCGCGTGACGACGGGCGCGCGTGACCGGGTGCTCTCGTTCCTCGCCGCCGACGGGGCGACGTGAGCTTGTCGGTCGCGCTGCTCGCCCAGCTGCCGCCGGAGGTCGCGCACGCCGTCGCCCTCGAGACCGCCGCGAGGCTCCCCGCGGCGGCGCTGCGCCTCATCGCGCGCCGGCAAGTCGTGCGAGATCCGCGCCTCGAGGTGCGCGCGTTCGGGCTCACGTTCCCAACGCCTATCGGGCTCGCCGCAGGCTACGACAAGGACGCGCTCGCGGTGCCCGCGCTCTTCGCGTTTGGCTTCGGGCACGTCGAGGTCGGTACGGTCACCCGCGCCCCCCAGCGAGGCAACGACGGACCTCGCCTCGCCCGCGTGCCCTCCGCGCGCGCCCTCGTGAATCGGCTCGGTTTCCCGAGCGCTGGCGTCGACGTGGTGGTTCGCCGCCTCCGTCGCCTCCGCGCCGCTGGCCCGCTGTCCGGCGTGCTGGGGGTGAACATCGGCAAGAACCGCGACGTGCCCCTCGACGCCGCCCCCGACGAGTACGCGGCGCTCACGCTCGCGGTCGCGGACGTCGCCGACTACGTGGCCGTGAACGTGTCGAGCCCGAACACCGAGGGGCTCCGCAGCCTGCAGACCGGCGGCGCCCTCCGTGCTCTGCTCGGCGCCGTGGTGCGCGCGCGCGACACGTCGAGCCGGCGCCCGCCCGTCCTCGTGAAGCTCTCACCGGACCTCACGGACGCCGAGCTCGCGGCGCTCGTCGACGAGGCGCTGGCCGCGGGGGTCGACGGGCTCATCGCGACCAACACCACGCTCTCGCGGGACGGTCTGCCCGCCTCCGCGCAGGGCCTCGTGGGCGGTCTCTCGGGCGCGCCGCTGGCGAGGCGCTCGCTCGAGGTGCTGGGGGCCCTCGCGCGTCGGGTCGACGGTCGCGTCCCGATCGTCGCGGTGGGCGGCGTGTCGACCCCCGAGGACGCGGTCGAGCGGCTCCGCTCGGGCGCAACGCTCGTTCAGCTGTACACCGCCCTCGTGTACCGAGGGCCCGTGCTCGTACGGAATCTTTCGCTTGGAGTCTTGGACGCTTACGCCGCCGGGTGCTGAACGCTGGCGGCGCTCGTCAAGGGGCGCGGCCAAGAAAAAAATGGGTGCCCTTTCGGTCTCCTTGTATGGGGTAAGGGCGAGCTCCGTCGAACCACGAGCCT
This sequence is a window from Myxococcales bacterium. Protein-coding genes within it:
- a CDS encoding amidohydrolase family protein, translated to MTILRLPGLADPHVHVRGLGQRHKEDFGSCTRAALAGGFTTVLAMPNTRPPIVDAAGLAAYQDQARAEAACDYGFHLGATESNVEVAAALARGSTGLKLYLDPTFGDLKLASLSALVEHAARFPKDRPLLAHAEEHSLASALLVAHLADRALHVCHVSRAVEIELIARAKSRGVRVSCEVCPHHLFLQEGTHGLAAGFCEVRPVLATPRDVAALWANLDVIDCFATDHAPHTRAEKGGDRPPPGFPGLETALPLFLTAVHEGKLSLEDVRLRMADNVRRIFDLPEQDAYVEVDVDAQWTFDAARSETRAGWSPFDGAPLRGRVERVVLRGEEVVSGGLVLARPGLGRDVRGGEP
- the pyrF gene encoding orotidine-5'-phosphate decarboxylase, with amino-acid sequence MDTFFEKLERRAREVGSHLCVGLDPRVSSASELVAECLRLAEAAAPHACAFKPNVAFFEAHGSAGLLALEDLVRALPPDVPCLLDAKRGDIGDTNAAYATAARALGVGALTVSPYLGVGALAPFTDAGLGVFVLARTSNPEAEPVQAARSWTGEPLYERVAADVAALGEARAGLVVGATRPDAVRRVRARAPRAWLLLPGVGAQGGDLEAAVGAARRDDGSGFLVNVSRGLSSLGSPDAVRAEAARLAAAIERAAERPRESVQSAFDLSASARTAELAETLFACGAVRFGSFTLKSGLESPVYVDLRRLVSHPRALAFVAEVLADLCRGLTFDRVAALPYAALPLGTAVSLRTGWPMIYPRGQAKTYGAKASIEGLFEAGERVVVLDDIATRGDAKLEALGPLTEASLRVSDVVVLVDREQGARALLADRGIALHAALTLRELVLCLAASGRVTTGARDRVLSFLAADGAT
- a CDS encoding quinone-dependent dihydroorotate dehydrogenase — translated: MSLSVALLAQLPPEVAHAVALETAARLPAAALRLIARRQVVRDPRLEVRAFGLTFPTPIGLAAGYDKDALAVPALFAFGFGHVEVGTVTRAPQRGNDGPRLARVPSARALVNRLGFPSAGVDVVVRRLRRLRAAGPLSGVLGVNIGKNRDVPLDAAPDEYAALTLAVADVADYVAVNVSSPNTEGLRSLQTGGALRALLGAVVRARDTSSRRPPVLVKLSPDLTDAELAALVDEALAAGVDGLIATNTTLSRDGLPASAQGLVGGLSGAPLARRSLEVLGALARRVDGRVPIVAVGGVSTPEDAVERLRSGATLVQLYTALVYRGPVLVRNLSLGVLDAYAAGC
- the pyrB gene encoding aspartate carbamoyltransferase; its protein translation is MSDLQRFAGKDILGVGDFDRSDLAGLFAETRRMQRIVRERGATDLLRGRVLANLFYEPSTRTSSCFLAAMTRLGGSVIPISEVRYSSVSKGESLRDTVRTLEAYADVIVLRHPEVGAAKIAADAAKKPVINAGDGPGEHPTQALLDLFTIEAELGPVEGKTVTFLGDLKYGRTVHSLARLLALTGARVRYVSPPAVAMPRPLVAELAARGLEQSEHAELDEVLADTDVLYVTRVQKERFSSEADYETARRGYRVDAALLGRMKARAVVMHPLPRVGELDESVDDDPRTAIFRQVEYGMYVRMALLAAVLGRA